A genomic region of Nostoc sp. UHCC 0702 contains the following coding sequences:
- a CDS encoding F0F1 ATP synthase subunit A has product MQMLSVLNAFNSFPLAELEVGHHFYWQLGNLKIHGQVFLTSWFVISILVIASIAATRNAQKIPSGIQNLMEYALEFIRDLAKNQLGEKEYRPWVPFIGTLFLFIFVSNWSGALIPWKLIKLPSGELAAPTNDINTTVALALLTSLAYFYAGFSKRGLGYFKKYIEPTPVLLPIAILEDFTKPLSLSFRLFGNILADELVVAVLVLLVPLFVPLPVMALGLFTSAIQALVFATLAGAYIHEAMEGHGGEEHEEH; this is encoded by the coding sequence ATGCAAATGCTTAGTGTCTTAAACGCCTTTAATTCATTTCCCCTCGCCGAACTAGAAGTAGGTCATCATTTCTATTGGCAGTTGGGAAATCTAAAAATTCATGGGCAAGTTTTTCTCACCTCATGGTTTGTAATTAGCATTCTAGTAATAGCTTCCATAGCTGCTACTCGCAACGCCCAAAAAATTCCCAGCGGCATCCAAAATTTGATGGAATATGCCCTAGAATTTATTCGAGATCTGGCAAAAAACCAACTTGGTGAGAAAGAGTACCGCCCTTGGGTGCCATTCATTGGCACATTATTCTTGTTTATCTTCGTGTCGAACTGGTCAGGCGCTCTCATTCCCTGGAAGCTAATCAAGCTGCCGTCAGGTGAATTGGCGGCTCCCACCAATGACATTAACACGACCGTAGCATTGGCACTGCTGACATCTTTAGCGTACTTTTACGCGGGTTTTAGCAAGCGGGGTTTGGGCTACTTTAAGAAATATATAGAGCCAACACCTGTGCTGTTGCCGATCGCAATTCTAGAAGATTTTACTAAGCCCCTCTCCCTAAGCTTCCGTCTATTTGGCAATATTTTGGCGGATGAATTGGTAGTAGCGGTGCTAGTCCTGCTGGTTCCTTTATTTGTACCTCTGCCTGTAATGGCTTTGGGTTTGTTCACCAGTGCCATTCAGGCCCTAGTGTTTGCTACCCTAGCTGGAGCATACATTCACGAGGCAATGGAGGGACACGGTGGCGAAGAGCATGAGGAGCATTAA
- the atpE gene encoding ATP synthase F0 subunit C, with translation MDPLVSAASVLAAALAIGLAAIGPGIGQGNAAGQAVEGIARQPEAEGKIRGTLLLTLAFMESLTIYGLVIALVLLFANPFAG, from the coding sequence ATGGATCCATTAGTTTCTGCTGCTTCAGTTCTGGCTGCTGCTCTAGCAATTGGTTTAGCTGCAATTGGCCCTGGTATTGGTCAAGGTAATGCCGCAGGTCAAGCAGTAGAAGGTATCGCACGTCAACCCGAAGCAGAAGGCAAAATTCGGGGTACTTTGCTGTTAACCTTGGCGTTCATGGAATCCCTAACCATTTACGGTCTAGTTATTGCCCTAGTACTGCTGTTTGCTAACCCCTTCGCAGGATAA
- a CDS encoding F0F1 ATP synthase subunit B', with product MFDFDATLPFMALQFLLLAALLNVIFYKPLTKVLDDRDNYIRTNTLDAQERLAKAERLTQEYEQQLAEARRQSQATVEAAQADAKKITAEKIAEAQREAQAQREQAAVEIEQQKQQALRELEQRVDALSRQILEKLLGPTPAR from the coding sequence ATGTTTGATTTCGATGCTACCTTGCCCTTCATGGCATTGCAGTTCCTGCTATTAGCAGCTTTGTTGAATGTAATTTTCTATAAGCCACTGACCAAGGTACTAGACGATCGCGATAATTACATCCGAACGAATACCCTTGATGCCCAGGAGCGCTTAGCGAAAGCTGAGCGCTTAACTCAGGAATATGAGCAGCAACTAGCAGAAGCTCGCCGACAGTCGCAAGCTACTGTAGAAGCAGCTCAGGCTGACGCTAAGAAAATTACTGCCGAAAAAATCGCTGAAGCGCAAAGGGAAGCTCAAGCTCAAAGAGAACAGGCTGCTGTGGAAATAGAGCAACAAAAACAGCAAGCTTTGCGTGAATTAGAGCAACGAGTTGATGCCCTTAGCAGGCAAATTCTAGAAAAATTATTGGGGCCAACTCCAGCTAGATAA
- a CDS encoding F0F1 ATP synthase subunit B yields the protein MGIMGTFLLLAAEANAVGSEFAEGAAEGGFGLNLDIFETNLINLAILIGILFYFGRKVLSNILSERKSNIATAIQEAEGRLKEAQIALSQAQEQLTQAQAEAQRIRKAAEENAQKAKEATLAKAAQDVERLKQTAAADLNTERERALAELRQRVAALALQKVESELRSGIADDVQQAIIERSIAQVGGR from the coding sequence ATGGGTATCATGGGCACATTCTTATTACTTGCCGCAGAAGCGAACGCTGTTGGCTCTGAATTTGCAGAAGGCGCAGCAGAAGGTGGTTTCGGTCTAAACCTAGACATTTTTGAAACCAATCTGATTAACTTAGCGATTCTGATTGGCATACTATTCTACTTTGGACGTAAAGTTTTAAGCAATATCCTGAGCGAGCGAAAATCTAATATTGCCACCGCAATTCAGGAAGCAGAAGGGCGCTTAAAAGAGGCACAGATTGCCCTTTCCCAAGCGCAAGAACAATTGACCCAGGCTCAAGCAGAGGCACAACGCATCCGCAAAGCAGCCGAAGAAAACGCCCAGAAGGCAAAAGAAGCCACGTTGGCAAAAGCAGCCCAAGACGTAGAACGCTTGAAACAAACAGCAGCAGCCGATTTAAACACCGAAAGAGAGCGAGCGCTTGCCGAACTGCGGCAGCGAGTAGCCGCCTTGGCATTGCAAAAAGTTGAGTCAGAACTGCGATCTGGTATTGCTGACGATGTTCAACAAGCAATAATTGAACGTAGCATCGCCCAGGTGGGAGGACGCTGA
- a CDS encoding F0F1 ATP synthase subunit delta, whose product MKSNVETAEIAQPYAQALLSVAKSKDLTEQFGEDARSLLNLLKDSDQLRNFIDNPFIQAENKKAVITQILGGESANPYLRNFLLLLVDRRRILFLKPILEQYLVLLRQLNQTVLAEVTSAVPLSEAQEQAIKEKVIAITNARQVELETKVDSELIGGVIIKVGSQIIDASLRGQLRRLSLRLSS is encoded by the coding sequence ATGAAAAGTAATGTAGAAACAGCCGAAATAGCCCAGCCTTACGCACAGGCTTTGTTGTCAGTAGCAAAATCAAAAGATCTGACAGAACAGTTCGGTGAAGATGCTCGTTCCTTACTGAATTTGTTAAAAGATTCAGACCAACTGCGGAACTTTATCGACAACCCCTTTATTCAGGCTGAGAACAAAAAAGCAGTTATCACCCAAATTCTTGGTGGTGAAAGTGCTAACCCCTACTTACGCAACTTCTTGCTGCTATTGGTAGACAGACGACGCATTTTGTTCTTAAAACCGATATTAGAGCAGTATTTAGTGTTATTGCGGCAATTGAATCAAACCGTGTTAGCGGAAGTCACTTCTGCCGTTCCCCTCTCAGAAGCCCAAGAGCAGGCAATTAAAGAGAAAGTAATTGCCATTACCAATGCTCGCCAAGTAGAACTAGAAACGAAGGTAGACAGCGAGTTAATTGGTGGTGTGATTATTAAAGTCGGCTCGCAAATCATCGACGCCAGTTTACGGGGTCAGTTGCGCCGCCT